The following are encoded in a window of Ogataea parapolymorpha DL-1 chromosome VII, whole genome shotgun sequence genomic DNA:
- a CDS encoding Protein kinase involved in the response to oxidative and osmotic stress, translated as MFLNFKQFIRHGRNANPTGTKAHSRPMSMENISVQSLDPSESPTSASPDPAASQQLGASKRRHRKDEYSKLAADLVNEENEQRKKEAERQALERYQMIDKIGEGAFSTVYKALDVQTNETVAVKVIKKYQLDKSQQASVLKEVTIMRQLDHPCIVRFYNFIETEEFYFIVQELVSGGEIFNEIVKYTYFSEDLSRHVITQVAQAIKYLHAEKGVVHRDLKPENIFFNPIKHIPSKSPRLRKSDDPNSKLDEGEFIPNVGGGGIGTIKIGDFGLSKQIYADASLKTPCGTIGYTAPEIVKDMRYSEEVDMWALGCVLYILLCGFPPFFNDQIDVLTRKVAKGEFEFLSPWWDEISDGAKNCVSKLLTVDPRERYTIDDFLNDPWILEFLNRCHQAQLFQAQQQQLLHQKNSISSSDLSYSIQSASIGSDSSQEPMVYAPLPTTANSGAIPSHLSKQNPTLYSPAAIAMREAFDISAAVHRMGEEAAMKKYLRQQKNGRSKLGALAEDDEMIEPDPNEIHPEVRKANLKFEKESSRGAVIDDNSIFASNNELSSSGDGYSDVDTPSKPFELNLNTATILSRRKKKALVAYT; from the exons ATGTTTCTG AATTTCAAGCAATTTATCAGGCATGGTAGAAATGCTAATCCCACCGGTACTAAAGCGCACAGCCGGCCGATGAGCATGGAAAATATAAGCGTCCAAAGTCTAGATCCTTCAGAATCCCCTACTTCGGCATCCCCTGATCCTGCTGCCTCCCAGCAATTGGGAGCCAGTAAGCGGCGTCACCGCAAAGATGAATACTCCAAGCTGGCTGCGGACTTAGTGAACGAAGAGAACGAACAACGCAAGAAAGAGGCGGAAAGACAGGCCTTGGAGAGATATCAAATGATTGACAAGATTGGGGAAGGAGCTTTTTCCACTGTCTACAAGGCTCTAGATGTGCAAACTAATGAGACTGTAGCAGTGAAGGTCATCAAAAAGTATCAACTGGATAAAAGCCAACAAGCATCAGTTCTGAAAGAAGTCACCATTATGAGGCAATTGGATCACCCATGCATTGTGAGGTTTTACAACTTCATTGAAACTGAAGAGTTCTACTTTATTGTACAGGAACTTGTGTCGGGTGGCGAAATTTTTAACGAGATCGTCAAATACACATATTTCAGTGAAGACCTGTCTAGACATGTGATCACCCAGGTTGCGCAGGCCATCAAGTATTTGCATGCAGAAAAGGGAGTTGTTCATCGTGATTTAAAGCCAGAGAATATCTTTTTCAACCCTATCAAGCATATTCCCTCAAAATCTCCAAGATTGCGGAAGAGCGATGATCCGAATTCTAAGCTGGACGAAGGTGAATTTATACCCAACGTTGGCGGTGGTGGAATTGGTACGATTAAGATCGGCGATTTTGGTTTGTCGAAACAAATATATGCCGATGCTTCTTTGAAAACGCCTTGCGGAACAATAGGGTATACCGCTCCAGAAATTGTGAAGGACATGAGATACTCTGAGGAGGTTGACATGTGGGCTTTAGGATGCGTTCTTTATATTCTGCTTTGTGGTTTCCCCCCATTTTTCAACGACCAAATCGAtgttttgacgaggaaagTTGCCAAGGGAGAGTTCGAATTTTTATCCCCTTGGTGGGACGAAATAAGCGATGGGGCTAAGAATTGTGTTTCGAAGTTGCTCACAGTTGACCCAAGAGAAAGGTATACAATTGACGATTTCCTGAATGATCCGTGGATTTTGGAGTTCTTGAATAGATgtcatcaagctcaactATTCCAagcacagcagcaacagcttTTGCACCAGAAGAACTCGATATCATCCTCGGATTTGAGCTACAGCATTCAGAGCGCATCTATTGGATCAGATTCTTCTCAGGAGCCAATGGTGTACGCGCCACTGCCGACTACTGCCAATTCCGGAGCCATTCCATCTCACCTGTCAAAACAAAACCCTACTCTGTACTCGCCTGCTGCCATTGCTATGAGGGAGGCGTTCGATATTTCCGCTGCGGTTCATAGAATGGGAGAAGAGGCAGCAATGAAGAAGTATTTGAGGCAGCAGAAGAATGGAAGATCCAAACTAGGAGCTCTTGCCGAAGATGACGAAATGATTGAGCCCGATCCAAATGAAATACATCCGGAAGTGAGGAAAGCAAAcctcaaatttgaaaagGAATCGTCAAGAGGCGCTGTTATTGATGACAACTCCATTTTTGCGTCAAATAACGAGCTGAGCTCGAGTGGAGATGGATATTCGGATGTGGATACACCATCCAAGCCGTTTGAACTGAACCTCAACACGGCCACCATTTTAtcgagaagaaagaaaaaagcGTTAGTGGCTTACACGTGA
- a CDS encoding Secretory component protein SHR3 gives MVKYENLVLIGTFMVISSVSFILGVLFSNWPYDYYTLWDTTKGQEFFDAALDHYKVWGQIPPIISYTFHFVIAIAFIGSFIKIFKPSEDVQYFEYGTLGALVIAVCVYVSNVKVGIMSCIAGEWGEVDQNTGLGVIAASETMIVFILLGIVLLQGGLFYAFFEDARLKQEFYLKELKEKYEAIGEEATPVEAKSSGAEAKKTKAKATKKA, from the coding sequence ATGGTTAAATACGAGAACTTGGTGCTTATTGGCACCTTCATGGTTATCTCCTCTGTTTCGTTCATTCTTGGTGTGCTTTTCAGTAATTGGCCATATGATTACTACACTTTGTGGGACACAACAAAGGGCCAAGAATTTTTCGATGCTGCTTTGGACCACTACAAGGTCTGGGGACAAATTCCTCCTATCATCAGCTATACTTTCCACTTCGTGATTGCGATCGCATTCATTGGATCATTTATCAAGATATTCAAGCCTTCTGAAGACGTGCAATACTTCGAATATGGAACTTTGGGTGCCTTAGTGATTGCAGTTTGTGTCTATGTTAGTAACGTCAAGGTCGGAATCATGTCCTGTATTGCTGGCGAATGGGGTGAAGTTGACCAAAATACAGGTTTGGGAGTCATTGCAGCATCCGAAACAATGATTGTTTTCATCCTTCTCGGTATTGTCCTGCTGCAAGGTGGATTATTCTATGCCTTTTTCGAAGACGCCAGACTCAAACAGGAGTTCTACTTGAAAGAGTTGAAGGAGAAGTACGAGGCTATTGGGGAAGAGGCCACTCCAGTTGAAGCCAAATCCTCAGGAGCTGAAGCAAAGAAGACTAAAGCAAAGGCAACCAAGAAGGCTTGA
- a CDS encoding Methionine--tRNA ligase, cytoplasmic, with the protein MSLQLFGSPDGSVLSLVSNLKVSIAAAVFSPGLQLEVDTEGKSKLALQVSNSGFELIEPNAIVKYLAATKNGNNSVFGNHELIDKDEKILYPALKSNQIDLSILSQIGSIPSANAEDVSQIIIFSSLYPLLSKQTDTELSGWFKTFSEIPAVAKGISHATKGHGPQRVPEKNTGKVNVVEGCAVVHSEGKLKPKPNERNILITSALPYVNNVPHLGNIVGSVLSADIYARYCKRRNYNAIYICGTDEYGTATETKALEDKVTPQELCDKYHAVHSDVYKWFQIGFDHFGRTTTPKQTEIAQEMFLKLYNNGYLEEKVMKQLFCPVHKGFLADRYVEGECPRCHYEDARGDQCDKCGNLLDPFELINPRCKLDGHTPEPRESNHIFISLDKLEPEVRKWIGEASEKGKWSKNSKTITNSWLKEGLQPRCITRDLTWGTPVPLKGFENKVLYVWFDAPIGYISITANYTDEWRDWWQNPEHVQLYQFMGKDNVPFHTVVFPSTEIGTKEKWTMLHHLNTTEYLQYEGGKFSKSRGIGVFGNNAEATGVSPSVWRYYLASVRPENQDSQFSWYEFVTRNNSELLANLGNFVNRLAKFVIAKYNGVVPSFRTEDCPVYPELLKDLNSLVKTYVDDMETVHLRKGLETAMMISARGNLFLQENKLDNSLYNDFPEKSDAVVAIGLNIVYLVSAVIAPYMPETSKQIEEILRVPELKIPDEFGLWIQPGHCIGKAQYLFKRIDEKKIDEWRNLYGGQQQK; encoded by the coding sequence ATGTCTCTGCAGTTATTCGGTTCCCCCGACGGATCTGTGCTTTCGCTAGTTAGCAATCTCAAAGTCTccattgctgctgctgtgtTTTCTCCCGGCTTGCAATTGGAGGTTGATACTGAAGGCAAATCAAAATTGGCTTTGCAGGTGAGCAACAGTGGTTTCGAACTTATTGAACCCAACGCAATTGTGAAATATCTTGCTGCTACTAAGAACGGCAACAAttctgtttttggaaaccaCGAACTTATCGATAAGGACGAAAAGATCCTGTATCCTGCTCTGAAGTCGAACCAGATCGACCTTAGCATCTTGTCTCAGATTGGATCAATCCCCTCTGCCAACGCAGAGGATGTTTCCCAAATCATTATCTTCTCTTCGCTGTATCCTCTTTTGAGCAAACAAACTGACACTGAGCTCTCTGGTTGGTTCAAGACGTTCTCTGAAATTCCTGCTGTGGCTAAGGGCATAAGCCATGCAACTAAGGGTCATGGACCCCAAAGGGTTCCAGAGAAGAACACTGGCAAAGTGAATGTCGTTGAAGGATGTGCTGTTGTTCATTCGGAAGGAAAATTGAAACCTAAACCAAATGAAAGAAACATTTTGATTACTTCTGCACTTCCATATGTGAATAACGTGCCCCACCTGGGAAATATCGTGGGTTCAGTCTTGTCTGCTGACATATACGCCCGCTACTGCAAGCGCAGAAACTACAATGCGATATACATCTGTGGTACTGATGAGTACGGAACTGCTACGGAGACCAAGGCTTTAGAAGATAAAGTCACTCCCCAAGAGCTCTGTGACAAATATCATGCTGTTCATTCTGATGTCTACAAATGGTTCCAGATTGGGTTTGATCACTTCGGAAGAACGACTACGCCAAAGCAAACCGAGATTGCACAGGAGATGTTTTTGAAACTGTACAATAATGGATACTTGGAAGAGAAAGTCATGAAACAACTTTTCTGTCCCGTCCATAAAGGGTTCCTAGCTGACAGATATGTTGAAGGTGAATGCCCAAGGTGCCATTATGAAGATGCTAGAGGAGATCAGTGCGACAAGTGTGGCAACTTGCTTGATCCATTTGAGCTTATCAACCCTCGCTGCAAACTGGATGGGCACACCCCAGAACCCAGAGAATCCAACCATATTTTTATATCGCTAGATAAGCTGGAGCCGGAGGTTAGAAAGTGGATTGGCGAGGCTTCGGAAAAGGGCAAGTGGTCcaagaactcgaaaacAATTACAAATTCCTGGCTCAAAGAAGGACTGCAACCGAGATGTATTACTAGAGATTTAACTTGGGGAACTCCTGTGCCACTCAAAGGATTTGAGAACAAAGTTCTTTACGTTTGGTTTGATGCTCCAATCGGCTATATCTCTATCACGGCGAACTACACCGATGAGTGGAGGGATTGGTGGCAAAACCCAGAGCACGTTCAGCTTTACCAGTTCATGGGCAAGGATAATGTGCCATTCCACACGGTTGTGTTCCCATCTACAGAGATTGGTACCAAGGAAAAATGGACTATGCTGCACCATTTGAACACAACCGAATATTTGCAGTATGAAGGAGGCAAGTTCTCCAAATCTAGAGGTATTGGTGTTTTCGGTAACAATGCCGAGGCTACTGGTGTGTCTCCTTCTGTCTGGAGATACTACTTGGCATCTGTGAGACCAGAAAACCAAGACTCCCAATTCTCTTGGTATGAGTTCGtcaccagaaacaacaGCGAGCTTTTAGCAAACTTGGGAAATTTTGTCAACAGATTGGCTAAGTTTGTTATTGCCAAATACAACGGAGTGGTGCCTTCTTTCAGGACTGAGGACTGTCCAGTATACCCTGAACTTTTGAAGGATTTGAACTCTCTTGTGAAAACATATGTTGATGACATGGAGACAGTACATCTAAGAAAAGGCTTGGAGACCGCTATGATGATCTCCGCTAGAGGCAACCTGTTTTTgcaagaaaacaaattggATAACTCCTTATACAACGATTTCCCAGAGAAGAGCGACGCGGTTGTTGCTATCGGACTTAACATTGTGTATTTGGTTTCTGCTGTTATCGCTCCATATATGCCTGAGACAAGCAAGCAAATAGAGGAAATTTTGAGAGTTCCCGAGCTCAAAATTCCGGATGAGTTTGGTTTGTGGATCCAACCTGGACACTGTATTGGAAAGGCCCAATACCTGTTCAAGAGAATTGATGAGAAAAAGATTGATGAGTGGAGAAATTTGTATGGAGGCCAACAGCAAAAATGA
- a CDS encoding Serine/threonine-protein kinase BUD32 codes for MSSAIVAQAQSYLSGIPLEVISQGAEAVVFLTTVHPYLSSSMHPSDIQNSSKYIIKYRPPKAYRHEVLDKQLTKSRTAAEARLLSKLYSLEIPAPKLIALDAPHGIIWMEFLGFELANGHISSLKNWLWYLEKRQEDNSTATIALADSVKQVLILVGQAIAKLHLQNIVHGDLTSSNILLEQKMEKLQPTLIDFGLSAYSPLAEDKAVDLYVLERALTSTHPVYSKTYNEWLLQGYEETYCNKPNNKRKYTEVSKRLEDVRLRGRKRSMLG; via the coding sequence ATGAGCTCCGCGATTGTGGCTCAAGCTCAGTCATACCTTTCGGGGATTCCGTTAGAAGTGATATCCCAAGGTGCCGAGGCTGTTGTCTTTCTGACAACAGTGCATCCGTATCTTTCATCGTCCATGCATCCGTCAGACATACAAAACTCATCCAAGTACATCATTAAATACAGGCCGCCAAAAGCATATAGACACGAGGTCCTGGACAAACAACTAACAAAATCTCGCACAGCTGCGGAAGCTAGACTTCTTAGCAAACTGTATAGCCTGGAGATTCCAGCCCCAAAACTGATTGCTCTTGACGCACCACATGGCATAATATGGATGGAATTTCTGGGCTTCGAACTTGCCAATGGTCATatcagctccttgaaaAATTGGTTATggtatctggagaaacgACAGGAGGATAACTCTACTGCAACTATTGCTTTGGCAGACTCTGTTAAGCAAGTCCTGATCTTAGTTGGACAGGCCATAGCAAAGCTtcatttgcaaaacatAGTTCACGGAGACCTCACAAGCTCCAACATACTGCTTGAGCAGAAGATGGAAAAATTGCAGCCCACACTCATAGATTTTGGGCTCTCGGCGTATTCTCCCCTGGCAGAAGACAAGGCTGTGGATCTTTACGTCCTAGAACGGGCATTAACTTCCACTCATCCAGTTTATTCAAAAACGTACAACGAATGGCTGCTTCAAGGTTACGAAGAAACATACTGCAACAAACCAAACAACAAACGCAAATACACAGAGGTAAGTAAACGTCTTGAGGATGTTAGACTTAGAGGACGAAAGAGATCGATGCTTGGCTAG
- a CDS encoding Actin-related protein 2 yields MDQPIVLDQGTGFVKIGRAGKNFPDHTFPSIVGRPILRAEERTGDIEIKDIMCGDEASAVRSALQISYPMENGIIKNWEDMEHLWDYAFYERMKIDTTGQKVLLTEPPMNPLKNRETMCDVMFEKYNFGGVYVAIQAVLALYAQGLSSGVVVDSGDGVTHIVPVYESVVLNHLTRRLDVAGRDVTRNLINLLLRRGYAFNRTADFETVRQIKEKLCYVSYDLDFDTKLANETTVLVENFELPDGRVIKIGSERFEAPECLFQPSLTDIEQPGVGECLFNTIQSCDVDIRSTLFKSIVLSGGSSMYPGLPSRLEKELKQQWFTKVLKGDASRLDKFKVRIEDPPRRKHMVFIGGAVLANIMADKDHMWISKQEWEEQGPRVLEKLGPR; encoded by the coding sequence ATGGATCAGCCAATCGTTCTCGATCAGGGTACCGGTTTTGTTAAGATTGGAAGGGCCGGAAAGAACTTTCCAGACCATACCTTTCCTTCGATAGTTGGAAGACCAATTTTAAGGGCTGAGGAGCGCACGGGAGACATTGAAATCAAGGATATCATGTGCGGAGACGAAGCATCCGCTGTGAGATCTGCTCTGCAAATATCTTATCCAATGGAGAACGGAATCATCAAAAATTGGGAAGACATGGAACACCTATGGGATTATGCATTTTATGAAAGAATGAAGATTGACACAACAGGACAGAAAGTGCTATTGACCGAGCCACCCATGAACCCACTGAAAAACAGGGAAACGATGTGCGATGTGATGTTTGAGAAATACAATTTTGGCGGAGTCTACGTTGCTATCCAAGCGGTTCTTGCTCTATATGCTCAGGGTCTCTCTTCCGGAGTTGTGGTCGACTCGGGAGACGGTGTCACACACATTGTTCCCGTGTACGAGTCAGTTGTTCTGAACCATCTAACTAGAAGGTTAGATGTCGCCGGTAGAGATGTCACCAGAAACCTCATTAACCTACTACTTAGAAGGGGATACGCATTCAACCGAACGGCAGACTTTGAAACCGTTAGACAGATCAAAGAGAAGCTTTGCTACGTCTCGTACGATTTGGATTTCGATACAAAACTAGCCAATGAAACCACAGTTTTGGTGGAGAATTTTGAACTACCAGATGGAAGAGTGATCAAGATCGGTTCCGAGAGATTTGAGGCCCCAGAGTGTTTGTTCCAACCATCTCTGACCGATATAGAACAACCGGGTGTTGGAGAATGTTTGTTCAACACAATTCAGTCTTGTGATGTTGACATTAGATCAACGCTTTTCAAGTCTATCGTCCTCAGTGGAGGATCATCAATGTATCCCGGTCTACCTTCAAGACTCGAGAAAGAACTGAAACAACAATGGTTTACGAAGGTTCTGAAAGGCGACGCTTCCAGACtcgacaagttcaaagTCAGAATTGAAGATCCACCGAGAAGGAAACACATGGTCTTTATTGGTGGTGCCGTCTTGGCAAACATCATGGCAGACAAAGACCACATGTGGATCAGCAAACAAGAGTGGGAAGAACAAGGACCTAgagttttggaaaaactggGCCCAAGATAA
- a CDS encoding Serine/threonine-protein kinase MPS1 has product MEKASNILTINRQDFECLEQIGKGGSSRVYKARAVNGKRDYAIKVVTFDQFDEGAIASFKGEIEILKKLRDQERVVKLIDHSLKDGSLMLVMECGDIDLAHVLANRSNLPFDPSFTRYHAVEMIKCVKAVHDAGIVHSDLKPANFLFVKGTLKLIDFGISNSLSDHTVNIYRECQIGTPNYMAPETLIEVNNTLKGDGLNGTWKVGKPADIWSCGCIIYQMVYGKPPYANYTGNKRILAITNPKVEIQYPRVTTDGTRVNGLVIDTIQRCLKRNPSLRSNADQLLETDFLKPKVVTHKFINDLVRNAVKYGSTHPNISEHKLDILVEDVWKKVNEYS; this is encoded by the coding sequence ATGGAGAAAGCAAGCAATATCCTTACAATCAATAGGCAAGATTTTGAGTGTCTGGAACAAATTGGTAAGGGAGGTTCCTCAAGAGTTTACAAGGCCCGTGCTGTCAACGGCAAAAGAGATTATGCGATCAAGGTTGTCACATTCGACCAATTTGACGAGGGTGCCATCGCAAGCTTTAAGggagaaattgagattttgaagaagCTTAGGGATCAAGAAAGAGTCGTCAAACTAATAGATCACAGTCTGAAGGATGGTTCACTTATGCTTGTGATGGAATGTGGTGATATAGATCTTGCCCATGTCCTTGCGAATCGCTCTAATTTACCTTTTGATCCAAGTTTTACCAGATATCATGCTGTTGAGATGATAAAGTGTGTGAAAGCAGTTCACGATGCGGGAATCGTTCATTCCGATCTAAAACCTGCcaattttttatttgtCAAGGGGACGTTGAAACTCATTGACTTTGGAATCTCCAATTCGCTTTCCGATCATACGGTCAATATTTATCGTGAATGCCAAATAGGCACTCCAAATTATATGGCCCCTGAGACTCTTATCGAGGTCAATAATACTCTGAAAGGAGATGGCCTAAATGGAACCTGGAAGGTTGGGAAGCCTGCTGATATATGGTCATGTGGGTGTATTATCTACCAAATGGTTTACGGAAAGCCGCCTTATGCGAATTATACTGGCAACAAACGAATCTTGGCAATTACAAATCCAAAGGTTGAGATACAGTATCCGCGAGTTACCACAGATGGAACAAGGGTTAATGGGCTGGTGATTGATACAATTCAGCGCTGTCTGAAAAGAAACCCATCTTTGAGGTCCAATGCAGATCAACTACTGGAAACGGACTTTCTCAAACCCAAGGTAGTTACCCATAAGTTCATTAATGATCTAGTTCGCAACGCAGTCAAGTATGGGAGCACGCATCCGAATATTTCTGAGCACAAGCTTGATATTCTTGTTGAGGATGTATGGAAAAAGGTTAACGAGTATAGTTGA
- a CDS encoding High osmolarity signaling protein SHO1 has translation MGRSNPVSLFNPFALSTFGFSSIGWIITFAGCIATNTQNNGFPKFAWWAVVFQLLLLIVIVVLYITNTFHYHRFFLTCAIGVAFVYNSNATNNLVYDTSSAPAAASAGFIIQCIVNILWLFYFGSEPSSPIISYIDSFGSSENVMLSSKRSKSNRNAAGQSQIPLDEPYKDETMGYAERNSVSNDNSGLHENPFNTQNYTAQLSGLENASTTNRASALPEDDYPITVRGLFDYDASPDDINELSFKKGDIFRVKDTVGNWWQGKNSKGEIGMCPSNYLEVIG, from the coding sequence ATGGGAAGATCAAATCCGGTGTCATTATTCAACCCATTCGCTCTCAGTACCtttggtttttcctccattGGATGGATCATCACTTTTGCAGGATGTATTGCCACAAACACCCAAAATAACGGTTTCCCAAAGTTCGCATGGTGGGCAGTCGTTTTCCAACTATTGCTCTTGATCGTTATTGTTGTTCTGTACATTACGAACACCTTCCATTACCATAGATTTTTCCTAACCTGTGCCATCGGTGTCGCATTCGTGTACAACTCCAACGCGACCAACAACTTAGTTTACGACACAAGCTCAGCCCCAGCAGCTGCCAGCGCCGGCTTCATCATCCAGTGTATTGTCAATATACTGTGGCTATTTTATTTTGGATCCGAACCTAGTTCACCAATTATCTCCTATATTGATTCGTTCGGAAGCAGCGAAAACGTGATGTTGTCTTCCAAACGGTCGAAATCCAACAGAAATGCCGCCGGGCAGTCTCAGATCCCCCTCGACGAGCCATACAAGGACGAGACGATGGGATATGCTGAGAGAAATTCCGTTTCCAACGATAACTCGGGCTTACATGAAAATCCTTTCAATACTCAAAACTATACTGCACAACTCAGTGGACTAGAAAACGCTTCCACTACGAATAGGGCTTCCGCCTTGCCGGAAGATGATTATCCTATCACTGTTAGAGGATTATTTGATTATGATGCTAGCCCTGACGATATTAACGAACTGTCATTTAAAAAAGGCGATATTTTCCGTGTCAAAGACACCGTTGGAAACTGGTGGCAAGGTAAGAACTCGAAGGGTGAAATCGGTATGTGTCCAAGCAACTATCTCGAAGTTATTGGGTAA
- a CDS encoding Histone acetyltransferase type B subunit 2, which translates to MAEASFVWNESSQGSPKEVGMSDSDPISEERREKYFIWKKNAPLLYDYIQTTSLLWPSLTVQWFPDLEDIADTEYQQHRLLLGSHSSGFSKCESLHLYGLKTLRQTAKLVDIASDYDPLKNEFIVKRNDWHDTKMSLIQKIPHRGEINRARYMPQNPDLIATITNRGHLYVFDRTKKPNNYTEDEIDDSDDFSDIKLEFHQSEGWGLDWNRYNEGELASGSSDGTIALWDLTKFKKNTSDKKPAQTTATGLEFQKRKYKTSTLQPTETAAAHDYGVNCLEYLYFHQNLIGTVGDDKKLKIFDTRARMSSVKEDQLSESPINVVSFSRVNEFGCVIGTETGNISLHDLRHIEEPVRIVNQSHNGALTCASWNPESGSLLATGSSDGTVKLWDWSCDPGDELRFVHGGHMLGVNDIDWNLHDARTLVSCSDDNSVQVWKPASTIL; encoded by the coding sequence ATGGCCGAAGCTAGCTTTGTCTGGAATGAATCTTCGCAAGGCTCACCCAAGGAAGTGGGGATGTCTGACAGTGACCCTATAAGTGAAGAGAGGCGCGAAAAGTACTTCATATGGAAAAAGAATGCGCCACTACTGTATGATTATATTCAGACCACCTCTCTGTTGTGGCCCAGTCTTACAGTCCAATGGTTTCCGGATTTAGAGGACATTGCAGATACAGAATACCAGCAGCACCGCCTGTTACTTGGATCACATTCGAGCGGTTTCAGTAAATGTGAAAGTCTCCATTTGTACGGACTGAAAACACTCAGGCAGACAGCCAAGCTTGTAGACATCGCCTCAGACTATGATCCACTGAAAAATGAGTTTATTGTCAAGCGCAATGACTGGCATGACACTAAAATGTCGCTTATACAGAAGATCCCTCACAGAGGGGAGATTAATAGGGCGCGCTACATGCCGCAGAATCCAGACTTGATAGCGACTATCACCAACAGGGGACATTTATATGTGTTTGATCGCACCAAGAAGCCCAATAATTATACGGAGGACGAAATAGATGACAGCGATGACTTCTCCGATATCAAGCTGGAATTCCACCAAAGCGAGGGCTGGGGTCTTGATTGGAATAGATACAATGAAGGAGAATTGGCTTCTGGCTCTTCAGACGGGACGATAGCTTTATGGGACCTGACCAagttcaaaaaaaatactaGTGATAAAAAACCAGCCCAGACGACTGCCACTGGACTCGAGTTTCAAAAACGCAAATACAAGACTTCGACCCTTCAGCCGACGGAAACGGCCGCTGCCCATGATTACGGAGTCAATTGTTTAGAATATCTCTattttcaccaaaatctTATAGGAACGGTGGGGGACGATaagaagttgaagatcTTCGATACCAGGGCTCGGATGAGTAGCGTCAAAGAGGACCAGTTGTCCGAGTCGCCGATCAATGTGGTATCGTTCAGTCGTGTCAATGAGTTTGGCTGTGTTATAGGCACCGAAACAGGAAACATCTCTCTCCACGATCTACGACATATCGAGGAGCCAGTGAGAATTGTCAACCAGTCGCACAATGGAGCGCTCACTTGTGCGTCTTGGAACCCGGAGAGCGGCTCACTACTTGCAACGGGATCATCGGACGGAACTGTCAAACTATGGGACTGGTCTTGTGATCCAGGTGACGAATTGCGTTTCGTTCATGGGGGGCACATGCTTGGCGTCAATGATATTGATTGGAACTTGCACGACGCCAGGACGTTAGTGAGTTGTTCGGATGACAATTCTGTCCAAGTTTGGAAACCAGCATCAACAATTTTGTAA
- a CDS encoding putative secreted protein produces the protein MSSLFNRSRNKVVFLTLACLLVLGVMFMVPRQPNVGSHEIKHLTNSEIGKASGRSNNPGTEPDSKFVLESNQPGSIVPQEIISPKKEEQEIEDREEIKAISKEVSKLDNEGAGSAEVNKENSHLNDKLEKVSVASDTKGRVVVKEGETNAVDEHVKVFDEPVSKKEEPEGKPLLAYEKSEDTSFTSERSHNLNDRNKEYQAGSKPKSQPEPAKKQTKANSRRPKNLGKISDNRVLGTEDGPPSSKRLAQRSR, from the coding sequence ATGAGTTCACTCTTTAATCGCTCAAGAAATAAGGTTGTATTCCTTACGCTGGCCTGTCTGCTCGTTTTGGGTGTCATGTTCATGGTTCCTAGACAACCGAACGTTGGGAGCCATGAGATCAAGCATTTGACAAATTCAGAGATCGGAAAAGCCTCTGGCCGTAGCAACAACCCAGGTACCGAACCAGACTCTAAATTCGTTCTCGAAAGCAATCAACCAGGATCTATAGTTCCACAAGAGATCATCAGTCCGAAaaaggaagaacaagagATAGAGGATCGCGAGGAGATCAAGGCAATTTCAAAGGAGGTATCGAAACTGGATAATGAAGGCGCAGGCTCGGCGGAGGTGAACAAAGAAAATAGTCACTTAAACGACAAGTTGGAGAAGGTGAGCGTTGCAAGTGATACAAAGGGCAGAGTAGTTGTGAAAGAAGGGGAAACAAATGCCGTCGATGAGCACGTAAAGGTGTTCGATGAGCCCGTTTCAAAAAAGGAAGAGCCTGAGGGAAAGCCACTGCTGGCCTACGAAAAATCTGAGGATACCTCATTTACGTCAGAAAGAAGTCACAATTTGAATGATCGTAACAAAGAATATCAAGCAGGCTCAAAGCCCAAGTCGCAGCCGGAACCTGCCAAGAAACAGACTAAGGCAAATTCGAGGAGGCCTAAAAATTTGGGCAAAATTAGCGACAACAGGGTTTTAGGCACCGAAGATGGCCcgccaagctcaaaaagattGGCTCAAAGATCGAGATGA